Within the Gemmatimonadaceae bacterium genome, the region ACAGCAGGACAGGGCACACCACAACGAACAAGAGGCCGTATCGTTAAGTCCCTGCGATATGGCCTCGTGTCGTCTGCTGCTGTACGTTGTTTCTACCCTGGGAATGGACTCAAAATCCCCCGGCCTTCGGGCCTTGCGGGTTCGAGTCCCGCCTTGGGCATGTGGTACCATCCAACAGGTGAAAAGCGAAGACGGCGAGCCCTGGCGCGGCTCGCCTTGTTCGTCACGGACATATCCTTTGGCCAATGTATAGTCGGGCGTCGGCGGGCCCGCGCCGACGAACGCGGGCCTAGACCCTTGGCCCTCGCTGCACTCGGTGCTCCAGCCGACGCATCATCCCCACGAAGGTTGCGGCGATCGCGGGCTCGAAATCGACGCCGGCGCGCTTCTCGACGAAATCCAGCACCCGGTCGGCCTCCCACGCGTCCCGGTAGGGACGGTTAGTGCGCAGCGCGTCGTAGACGTCGCATACGTGGACCAGCATGCTCCCCTGGTGGCAGTCGCGGTGATAGTGGCAGCCCGGGTACCCAGAGCCGTCGAGCATGATGTGGTGCTCGTACGCCACCGCCGCGGCCAGATCCAACGCGTGGTCGCTCGTGATGATGATGCGTGCGCCGTCGACGGTGTGGCGCTGCATCACGCAACGCTCTTCGTCGCTGAGCTTGCCCGGCTTGTTCAATATCTCTAATGGCACTCGCACCTTGCCGAGGTCGTGCAGCAGTCCGGCCACGCCGAAGGCGCGCACCTCGCGCGCCGACAGCTCGAGTGACTCGGCGAGCGCCATCGTCAGCACCGCCACGTTGAGCGAGTGCGTCGTCGTGTACTCGTCGAACTGCCGCATCTCGAGCAGCGGCAGCAGCATCTCGCTCTCGGTGTGCATTGCCAGCGACAGCGACCGCACCACCGTCTCGGCCTCGGCGAGCGGCAGCCTCCCGCGCTCGCCAACCTCCTCGTGCATCCACTCGATCGCGGCCGCCTCCTCGTGCAGGGTGACGATCGTCGCCAGCGCGTCGAACGCCCCCGCGGACGCCCGCACCTCGCGCGCTTCACCCCGCACGCCGATCGGCCCGAACTTGATCGTCGTCCTCCGCGTCGTCCGCAACTCTGACGTGTCGATCGCCGTCAGGGCGAGCCGTGCCAGCACCTCCTCCAGGAACTCCACGTAATCGTCGCGCGTGACTTCCGGCTCGAACTCCAGCCGCTGCACGCCCGCGTTGCCGAGCCGCGCCGCCCACTCCCAATCACGCAACTCGCGCAGCGAAAACTGCCCGTAGATGACCTCCTCGCCGAGAAAGGTGAACTGCGGGCGCGCGTCCACGAGCTGCAGCTCGCGCAGCACGTCGAACGAACGATCGACAGCGCGCTCCCGCGCCGGATGCTTCTCCGCGTACAACGCCATCGTCGACAGCGATTGCACGAACGACGTGAGGAACCGAATGGGATCGCTCATGCGGCGCTCGTCGCCGCGTTCGCCTGCCCGCGCGCCGCGGCTCGGTACTGGGCGTCGCGGCTCTTCGTCGCCAGCGCCACCACGCGCGCCGCCGCGGGATCGTTCCGCCATCCGGCGACGATCGCCGTCACGGCCTCCACCGTCTCCGGGGTCGCCGGTAGCAACGATAGCCGTCCGAACAGACGTGACGACTTCACCACGCGCGACACGAGCCAGGCCAGCGTGTCCGCCGTGCGCACTGTCGCGGCCGCGCGAGTGCCGAGCGCGCGGAGCGATGGCGCCAGATCCCCGCGGTCGAGGCGCGCGCGGATGAGCGCGGCGACGTGAGGCGGGCATCGCTCACACGCCGCCGTGAGCCCAAGGTAGGTGATGCGCCCATCGCCGTCGTCGACCGATGCGGCCAGCGCTTCGTCGCGCCCCGGCCCGCCGGCTCTGAGCAGCAGCTTGATCGCCTCGCGCCGCACCTGCGCGTCCTGCGCGGTGAGATAGCGGAGGAGATCGACGCCCTGCGGAAGAACGCCGCTCGGCACCAGGCGGCCGAGCAACGCGATGAGATCCCGCTGCACCACGGCGCCGCCGCTGCGACGATCCAGCTCGGACAGCCGCTTGGCCACGAGCGGCGGCGCCGCATCACCCAGCGCCGCGACGAGATCGTAGACGTGCTCGCGCGAGCGCGCGTCGGCGACCGACGTTGCCACTCCGAGAATCGCCGGGATGGCCTTCACGCCCGCGCGTTCGACGATCCGCTCCGCCGTCGCGAAGTCGATCTTGTCCGCGGTGAGCAGGCGGCGCAGCCCATCGTGCCTGGCCATGTGGTGGACGACGGCGGCCGCGGCCGTCTGATCGGGCGCGTTGTCCACGAGATCGAGCACGAGGCCCGCACGACCGCCTCGCTCGAGCCGCTCCACTGCGCGCCAGAGCGTCGCGCCCACGGCGCCGATCTCCAGCGCCATCTGCACAATGCGCTCGGGCTCGCAATCCGGGGCGAGGTCGGGGACCGACTCGCCGATCGAGGGCGCCGCGCTGCGCGACGCCTCCTCGAGCACAGCGCGGTAGTGGGCGGGATTCGGATCCGCGAGCGTCCACTCGCTCAGGATTCGCATGACCGTGTCGCGAAGACTGCGGTCCGCCATCGCGCGCCGCGCCGTTCCGCCGGACTCGGCGTGCTGCGCCAGCTTCGCGAGGAGACGGACCATCGAGTGCGACACCGTCTGCTTCTCCGTCGTCGCGGCCGCCTGCATCAGGAACACGACGGCCGAGGCGCTCATCCCCCGCGTCGCCTCGAGCAGAAACCTGCGCCGCTGCGCGGCGTCGCCGCCCATGTCGAGCAGCCGCTCGAGTGTCTCCGGCTTGAGCGCGCCGAGCATCTTGGACATTCGCGCCTGGAGCGCCGCCGTCTCGAGCGACACGGCTCCAGAGCCCTGTCCGGCGCCAAATGCCGAGACCTGTGCGGTGGTCAGTTCCTCGGCGATTTGCAGCATGTAACCGACGATGACTTGATCGTACGCTCGTTCGTGCTCGTGCTCGTCGATCGCTTTGGCGACCGCCATCGGCTCGAGCGGTGTCCCGCCGTCCATCTCGCCGGCATGCACGGCCTCGGCCGCGAGGGCCGCGGTGGCGAGACCGACCCAGAGCTGCGCGCCGCGGCCGGCGGAGATCTGCCCTTCGACGGTGTCCGTCTTGTCGCTGTCAAGCAACTCGAGATGGTCGTAGGCGAGCGGAAATGCGTGGATGCGCTTCCAGCGCGTCGGCAGCGAGTCCGGGTCGAGCCCGATCGCGCCGCCGCTTCGCCCCGCGTCGACCGCGAGCGTCGCGAGAAAGTCGGCCAGCTCCGCGCGCTCCACGCCGCGCTCGAACTTGGCCGCGCCGAGGTGGTGGCGATGGAAGCGGTGCGCGAGCTCGTTGAGCAGCGGATGATTCGGATCGGTGGCGACACCCTCGATCACGAGTTGCCGGCGGGCGACGCCGATCGACAGCACCGCGCGTTCGGCGAGCAGCCCGAACAACGCGCGGGCGACGGTGTCGACCGCGCCATTGAGGAGCGGATGACCGGCGGGGTAGATCGCGTGCTTGTGCAGGGCGATCGCGAGCTCGACCAGAAAGTCGCCGAGCTCGCGCGGGAGGACCGCCGGCGCTCCGTGAGGCTCATTGATGCCATGCCCGCGCCTCCCCGCCGGGAGCTGCGCGCCCGCGGGGGCGGTGGGATCGTCATCACCGGCGTCGGCAGCACCGGCGAGGTCTGCTCGGATGAGGGACATGAGCCCCGCGTCGGGTCGGTACCCAATTCTGACGACCGAATCCCTTCATTAGCACGTCGCAAGCGCGTACCGCCTGCGAGAGCCGCCAAATTCAACTCAAAATCCCCGGCCTTCGGGCCCTGAGGGTTCGAGTCCCGCCTTGGGCATTGCAGACACGACGTTATCGTTCACGAGATTCTGCGCCGAGGAATCCCGCATGGACGTTACGATCGCCATTTGTACCTGGAATCAAGCCGGATTGCTCGATCGTACGCTGCGTCGTCTCGCGGAGCTCCGTGTCCCCGACGGACTGACGTGGGAAGTCCTCGTCGTCGACAACAACTGCACCGACGACACACCCACGGTCGTTTCCCGGTACGCCGATCGGCTGCCGGTCACCCGGCTGCTCGAGCCGGTGCAGGGCCTCTCGAACGCGCGCAACTGCGCGCTCAAGCACGCCGCCGGCGACCTCCTGATCTACATCGACGACGACGTGCTCGTCGACGACGACTGGTTGGACGCGTACGCGGTGGCGATCGCGCGATGGCCGAACGCCGCCTATTTCGGCGGCGTCATCGTGCCGAAGTACGAGGGCGAGCTGCCGACATGGTTTCGCGGCCATCACCTGCTTTCGACCAACGTCGGCGAGGCGCACGATCTCGGCGCCACGGAGCGCCAGCTAGGTCCCGGGGAGTTTCCGTGGGGATGCAACATGGCGTTCCGCCGGACGGCGGTGCAGGGATTCACGTTCCGGCCGGAGCTCGGCCGAATCGGCGACGACCGTGCGGCGTGTG harbors:
- a CDS encoding HD domain-containing phosphohydrolase, which produces MSDPIRFLTSFVQSLSTMALYAEKHPARERAVDRSFDVLRELQLVDARPQFTFLGEEVIYGQFSLRELRDWEWAARLGNAGVQRLEFEPEVTRDDYVEFLEEVLARLALTAIDTSELRTTRRTTIKFGPIGVRGEAREVRASAGAFDALATIVTLHEEAAAIEWMHEEVGERGRLPLAEAETVVRSLSLAMHTESEMLLPLLEMRQFDEYTTTHSLNVAVLTMALAESLELSAREVRAFGVAGLLHDLGKVRVPLEILNKPGKLSDEERCVMQRHTVDGARIIITSDHALDLAAAVAYEHHIMLDGSGYPGCHYHRDCHQGSMLVHVCDVYDALRTNRPYRDAWEADRVLDFVEKRAGVDFEPAIAATFVGMMRRLEHRVQRGPRV
- a CDS encoding glycosyltransferase — translated: MDVTIAICTWNQAGLLDRTLRRLAELRVPDGLTWEVLVVDNNCTDDTPTVVSRYADRLPVTRLLEPVQGLSNARNCALKHAAGDLLIYIDDDVLVDDDWLDAYAVAIARWPNAAYFGGVIVPKYEGELPTWFRGHHLLSTNVGEAHDLGATERQLGPGEFPWGCNMAFRRTAVQGFTFRPELGRIGDDRAACEDEVFCQELADAGMHGVWLPAATIQHIVGPKRLTLPFVRRSFIGRGVTDVRMSGWDTEGVSLLFGVPRWMLLPAAKAHARYLWQRATRNPAWIDSYIEAARSWGALSEYRRYARERRIQPLT